In Alnus glutinosa chromosome 7, dhAlnGlut1.1, whole genome shotgun sequence, the sequence ttttttttttttcttgtttttcctccTGTTTTAGCATATTGGAAGGCTGAAGATGTTTTTGAGGAGTGACCTTAGCCTGTGTCTCCAACTTCTTTCGAGCTAAATCTACAACGTTTCGCCGAAGACCTTGCAACACGACCCACTCAGCCATGTTCACCGTCCGCTTCTGAAGCCGCCACCTCAACCACAGGCAGTGTTGGGCCTCCACGCGCGGAGCGTGGCTTTCACTCGCCAAGGGTGGCCCGTGTGTGGAGAGCCACGCTTCACTCTTCCGACCAGGTTTTGGGGGTGTTTCAAGTTGGAGGGGTGTCCAACGGCAACATGGGAGGTTTGGGGGTGGCGTGTGTTTTACACACGCTGGTGACCGGGCAATTTTCTTCCTTCGGTAGTATCTAGGCTTCTGtgatctgtgtttttttttttttttctcatttttgtacATCCTTGTCTTGTTCACAATTTACCTTTGTAATGGACTATAAATTACTTGGGCATTTTAGGAGGCTTGTAAGTTAGACCAGACCCTCTCATTTTAGTTGGGTTGTGCTTCAGTATAAAGAGATGACCCAATTGTTTGTTCatgtaattttagtttgttgcttaggtagctgctttaagctaggTTTATTCTTAGCTTAGTGATTATAGATTTGTATCTCTATTCACTACCTTGGGCTTACGGGTGTGTGTTTATAGCTTTCGGGCTGTTTGTTTGCCTCCAGGCTTGTTATCAATGGAAGTTCCAGctcctgttaaaaaaaaaaaaaaaaaaaaaaaaagagcatcaaataaaaacattaaaaaaattagaaatgagCCAAAAATATAATGACCCAATATTCTAATAGTTTCTTAGCccataaatcaataaaatagcTGCCCaaaatggtgatttttttttttttttgaacatgaaGCATGTGCTCTGTCTATTTATAAACCAAAAGGTAATATAGAGAAAGATAAGGGGTACAAGACACCCCTATATCCAAGTCAAAAATAAGTTTGACAAAGTAGCTGCCTAAGCAATACACAAATAATACATGAACACCCTATAGAGCCTCTCTTTACAATTAAGCCAACCCTAATAAGATGAGAGAACTGATCTAACTACCAAGCCAACAGATAAGTCCATTAAATATTTATGTATTACAAAGTCACACTATGAATTACATAGAAACTAGAGAATacacacaaacaaacacaacaaCAAGAAGCACCAAACAATCACTGCCAACGTCAGAAGATGAGCAACCACCACCAGAGGCGGCGCGTGCGATCCCCTGGACTGAGACCCTAGCAGCCCAACAACCGTCGTAATCCACCAACTACCACCACTAAAGGCTTGAAAAGCAAGGCGTGGCTCGCACACGCCAAAAATTGGGGAGAGATCCCTAACATGTACCAACCGCACTCCGGACAAGAACAAGCGGCGAGACCATCAGAAAGCAGCAAACGAACTAGAACACGGCGGCAAGGACAACTGGGAGACGCGTTTTGAAAGAAAACCAGTGAAATAACACAAATTTGGTCCGTGAAGAAGACAAACTTTTGAGGCTCAACCAGAGAAGCACCGACGACGCGAGGAAATGGCCAAACCCTAAATCCAAACGTTGCGTGAAAGCCTTCCTATCAAAGAACacaaaggaaagaagaaaacaaacacaaaattgCACAACCTATAAGGTTATGAGACAAAACCTTCACCGGATCTAGTCAAAGAGGAACACAACCTCCACTGGAACAAGCCAGGTAGGGACGAAAAACGCTCCCTAGCCCCTAGGGGCTTGGAGGACCAAAgcaccgggaggagggaggcgtgaaacctccctcccccggcgAGAAGAAACACTAAAtattctctctctagaaaagtTTGGAGTCTCTCTctaaaatgatgattttttaagcAGTCCAAAGATTGGGCTACTTGGTTGAGATCACGCTAGAGTCAATTGGACTATAAGTTCTATAACAACTTAAGAAGAATTCCATGTTGATGTTAGGCAAGAGAGTGTCCGGGGCGTGTAGGATACATCCATTTTTAGACCATTgtcccttttgttttttatttataaaataaaaaacctgacaaacaacccaaaacataagacacttacaaaatattcaaaattatttttatctttatttcatATTAATATACTTTTccaataaaaactaaaaaaataatctctAAAAGGCATTAACAAACCCAACTGCCTCTTCCCCCTTCTGATCCACAGTCACATTCTcgataaaagaaatataaaacaattcaaaggccaataataataataaataaataaataagcattATTCATGTCTTTGCATATAGACCAAGCACGCCACTTCTGTTTTTTTGACAGAAAGCACGCCACTTCTTGATGGATCGCTAAAGCCACTTATCAAAATAAGCACAAATAGGTTTAAATGCGAATATACCCTGAGCCATGACCATCAATGGCTGACTTGATAGCAGAGGAGGTAAGATATATAATTGGATGGACAAGAATTTTAAAATCTACATCTGACTCACCCTTACCAGCCTCTGaaatttatcttcttcttcttctttttttttttttttttttttttttttttcttatttataaaCCATCTAGGTAGATGTCATGCTATATATTAGGCGTGAGAAAAAAGATGCTAATATGTGTGTCAGTGTGAGTGACCTATGaatgaattgtatttttatagtTAGTTTGATTAATTATACAACTAAGAGTATTATGTTTGACTTCTAAGTAGTAAGAAATGGTGGGTGGCAATTGACAAAAGACCCCCTCGAATCATGCACTATGACTTCATGAAATACAACATGTACATGCCACAAGGGATCGGAGCTAGTGACCTTAGATGCAGGTTTgtataaacaaattcaaaatgACGGCAGGTTGAGTTGGAATGGCATGATAAtaatgcaataataataataataaaaaaaaagttgtttataACTCGGGGAAGATATTCACTGGATTTTCATCCCAATTAGTTCACTATGCATGCgtaaacaacaaaagaaacttAAATGCTTTGAAATTGAGATTGGTTTAGAACATTAATAATAGAATTATTCCCGATATTCTCCACCGAAAAATGATAAATAGGGGATATTTGAccttttttattggttatttaataattaaaaaatatattttattatttaaaaaaatatatattttattaaaaacaataaaatatattttttaattattaaatgacgGACAAAAATGGCCAAACGTCCGTTtctatcatttctcttcttaTTGTACCAAAATTAGGTTTCACCTCACCAATAGCAAGATATATAATGAATATAATAACTGTTGATTTGattgataatatatattaatttcttttaggcCTCTACTTTACTTCGTGTAGgtatttttacatatattttaaatatgtaCATAAAAATTACGTCTTATGTTAATTCTGTTAAAAGATGCATGAGAAAATATCAAATTTGAACCATTGCATTAACTTCaagctttatttttattttcatgttcctCCATAACTTGACTgacaatttttgaaataatttgtgAATTGAATATGAATGCAAAACAAAATTAGCTAGTTAAGGTTGATGGGTCttatctgtttaattaaataggtcaagtTATATTTGACTTGTATAGTTTTATATTCATACCTTAACACCGGATATTTAGGGTtagtaatttttgacacgacccgtgaacttaacataaaattagtatgttaaaattaaggggtctgcatcgtttaattaaatgggttgagttataattgatttttatacCTATTCCTCAAAATGATCTAAAtccaacacaaaaacacaaattacTACCCTTAATAACCATACActtaaataagagaaaataaaataaatgggtAACATATTGGGATCAAACGAGTTATTTTCTTGCCAATTCAGATCCTTTAGTACCCTTACTTGAACACTCtcaattaatattttgtgtttttatcaAGAATCAATACAAATTTTGGGTGGTAACTCTCCCCAACGAACcaagtaaaaaaatatgaatatgattctctctatttcatctgaattgaaaagaaattatttttttagtttaaattgaattttataaatctaatgatatatatatatatataaaatttaaattcaataatataaCAATTACATCATCCTCCTCATTTCAACCTGCAGAGGAAATGCAGGTGGAACCGAGGAGCAGCAAAGGCAAGCGAAAGCCGAAAAGCAATGGCAAATGGCAAATGGCAATTGGCAAACCTAAAGGTCTTTTAAGGTAAGGTAATAGAAACCCGAACCTAACCCGGGGGTATAGGTGTCGCTCTCGGTTTCTACGTAttccaaccaaccaaccaaccaacctaCCCCTCCAGGCCTCCAGCTTAGATTTCACCGTCAAACCCCACAGAATTTGGTTGGCTGGTTTTTCCTTTACCACGTATCGAGTCTATTGACCCTTCCTACCCACCTAATTATCACGGAACTGGTTTTGAAAAGCGTTTGGAAACGCCCACCGGgttccaaaagaacaaaaaaataaaaaataaaaaataaaaaacgccCACCAATTGCCTTTATCGGCCATCGATTTTCCTCCCTACCAATTTTACCCTTCATTTATCGTACATTTTCTTGAGCCCCAATCCTAGCCTCCTAGGCTATCCAGAGCCCAATATGAACATCTCGTCTGAAGTCAGATGTCTTgatcccctaaaaaaaaaaaaaaaaatgttatattattattatttatttatttttatttaaattataattaaatttgacataaattattatttaattttatgttaattataattttaaaagtaacatcaattttagaaataaaataatgacatatAACATTCataagaataagaagaaaaaaaaagaagaagaaaaatgttttctctCAAccttcaagaaaaagaagaaattatttttaattaaaaataatattttgatataatataaaaataaaaagtagttttgggtgattgataaatattttttgattgagtttacattttaaaaaaatatttttgtggaTCCATTTAAGAAAATTGTTTGACtatattttcaaagaaataaatactaACATGTATAACCgacttattatttataaaagaattattattattattattattttaaaaaaagaaagtgaccGTATGACCCTCCTCTACAAAAGATTCCACAGTTAAAATATCTAAATTAGTTTGTAATATTAGTCTAATATATTATTTTGgtgaaaatatttctttatgATTGTCTCAATTGTAAAGTTAGGAAAATGCTTCAGTTCCTATTGCCTATCAGCTATATGAATTTGTCAAAGGTGTTATTAGgggtattataatttttattataagttatttacaaattaatgcaAAAGTAAAAATGACACCACCAGATATAAATTGGCACatttaaatagtatttattaTGCCAACaacttataaattatatatagcAGTCCGTCCAAATAACACTTATCACGTCAATTGTTAAATATAAATTGACACGTTCATGTGAtactttattatattaataacaTATAAATTGTTAAGTAGCAATCCACGAaacagttattttttaaaaaatttaaattataagaaattttgtaaaaagattgtactaaaatttataatatccattatccaaatattttccttcgTACAAAATGTTCCTCAAATACATCACCGAACCCAGTTGGGCCCTTGAAGAGAGAGCACTTCACAGGAACCGGCCCAAGGACAAAACCGTGAAAAGTGCAAACAGAGTCGTGATCTCCAACTTTGCTTGCGGAAAAAGCCAAACCCAAGGGTAGCGTCTGTAGCGACAATATCGGTACCCACTTACCTTTCTTTCCCTCACTCATCccataaaaaccctaaccccccACTCTTTTATTTGTCTTCGTCTCTTTCTCCAACtacacatctctctctctctctctctctctcgcataACTCACTCTTTCAGTCTCTGTTTATCGAAAATGTCGGCTTTCAAGGGCAAATACCACggtagtttttctttcttctcgtATTTGCTTCGTATATTCTTCGTTTATCACTTGGTTTCCATAGATCTGGAAATTGTGTTCGGTGctatcggtttttttttttggtcagtAATTGATGCAGATATGTTGTGTTCGTTTAGTAATCGTTGATAAACTATTCTTAATTAAAGCTCCTTTTGTGGCCGATTAATTTAGATCTGGATCTTTCCCAACTGATCCCAAGAAAATAGCCAGATCCGTTTgtgaaaattaaaagttttttttttaaagttttttatgaGATCTTCCATAGCTTTTGGTTAGTAAGTGATAAATCGAATATCGACTATGAATCAGAGAAGAATAGTTTTGGTTTTACATCTCTTAATCAAGCTTAAAAGAATAAACCCTACATGAAAAGTATGGCAAGGAGTTGGTATTTTTTGTTATACAAATGCCAGATCTGTTATTTTGGGAATTATGGGTTTTTAGATCACTACGAATAAGAAAAAGACCTTGATTGTGATTTTGTTTGGATAAGGTGTCTGAATATTCTATTTCATGTTataatcctcattttcttctagAGCTGTTTGCCCATAAATATTGGTAGTGTTTTGAGTTGCATATTGAAATCTATGATTGCCCACTTTTAtagattgaagaaaaaattgttggaaaaCATGTTTGAGAAGGTGAATTatagtttgaaaaaatgaatatatttcAATATTCTTGTTTGGGTGAGAGTGGGTTTTGACTATTTTCCCCTCGGTTTTTGCATGTGAATTGTGTCTTGAAAACAAGTCTCTCCTCGGTTTTTTGGGGCGGATtgatttggtttgaaaaaagttGGATTGTATTTTGCATTTTCTGACCCAAACATAAATTCAGGAAATAAAATAGGAttggtttgaaatttgaataatttaattaatcatATCAACATTTATAGCACAACAGTCAAGGTAGAGGtgaaatttgaataatttaattaaaaataatggttaGGATTCTAAAAATTTCACCGTACTGTGAGCAAACAATCATTGCATTTGAGCTATTTAGTGATTAAAGTTTGTCTGCCTACAAAATCAATGTAGCTTCTTTATTCACTAGATTTAATGTCACGTTCTTTGAAAGATCTGATAGCAGATTCGAAATTTTGTAATGAGCAACTTTTCTCCTTGGGCATTgtatttgcttataaaaaaaagttcctTGGGCATTGTATTAACTACATAAATATTTGTCTCTCAGTATTTCACCTTGTGATAGGGTTTTTaagaccttttttttaaaaaataaaaataaaaatttgacaagtcttgtgatcctttcacttaAGCGCATTTGGATCACGAACAACAAAAGAATTGTccagaaattttctttttcttaaattgTTTAATGAATTTTGCGTGCTTTTCAGATGAGCTCATTGCCAATGCTGCATACATTGGTACCCCTGGAAAGGGTATCCTTGCTGCTGACGAGTCAACTGGCACAATCGGCAAGCGTCTTTCAGGCATTAATGTTGAGAATATTGAGGAGAACAGGCGTGCTCTCCGTGAGCTTCTATTCACCACACCTGGTGCCCTCAAATACCTCAGTGGTGTAATTCTCTTTGAGGAAACCCTCTATCAGAAGACTGCCGCAGGTATTGTGATCAAATCTGTATTGATTagtttcttatcaaaaaaaatttgtattgattAGTCAGAATGACTTTTATCTTTCTCTTTAAATTCTTATGGTAAAAGCCTAAAAGGATAGGTTGGCAGTCATTTACTATCATTGCATAATCTAAATTGTGTGTCCTACTTCAGTTTCCAGGTTTTTGtacaatattttgaaattgctaGGTTTTGTGGAAGATTTTGAATGGCTGCTCAGAAGTTTCCACTTTTTAAGCCTTTTTGGACTGTTTCTTTCTCCTGATAATAGAAAGTCTTTACCTTATACCTTGCAGGTCAACCCTTTGTTGAGCTATTGAAGGAAAATGGGGTTCTCCCTGGTATCAAGGTTGACAAGGGCACTGTTGAGCTTGCTGGCACCAATGGTGAGACCACCACCCAGGGTCTTGATGGCCTTGCACAGCGTTGCCAGAAGTACTATGACGCTGGAGCTCGGTTTGCCAAATGGCGTGCTGTGCTCAATATTGGCCCGAATGAGCCATCTCAGTTGTCCATCAACGAAAATGCCAATGGGTTGGCCAGATATGCTATAATCTGCCAGGAGAATGGCCTGGTCCCCATCGTTGAGCCTGAGATCCTGGTCGATGGATCCCATAGTATTGAAAAGTGTGCTGATGTGACCGAACGTGTTCTTGCTGCTTGCTACAAAGCTCTAAATGATCACCATGTCCTGCTTGAGGGAACTTTGCTGAAACCCAACATGGTGACCCCCGGATCTGATGCACCAAAGGTTACACCAGAGGTGATTGCGGAGCACACTGTTAGGGCTCTACAGAGAACAATGCCCTCGGCTGTTCCTGCTGTTGTGTTCTTGTCTGGTGGTCAGAGTGAGGAGGAGGCAACCGTCAACCTTAATGCCATGAACAAACTCAAGGGAAAGAAACCATGGACTCTTTCCTTCTCCTTTGGGCGAGCCCTACAGTCGAGCACTCTCAAGGCATGGGGAGGAAAGCCAGAAAATGTTGCCAAGGCCCAGGCTGCATTCCTTGCAAGGGCAAAGGCCAACTCAGAGGCAACCCTGGGAATTTACAAGGGTGATGCAAAACTGGGTGAGGGTGCCTCGGAGAGCCTTCACGTTAAGGGCTACAAGTACTGAAGAAATTTAGCTTCTAGTGgttgtttgtgttttgttttggagAGTTGATGGCGGTTGGAGGTGGTCCTTTTCTCTGCCATCGAGTACGGACTCTTTTTCAATGTTCTTTTGTTATCTCAGTTATAGTAGGACGGTGGTAGAGTAATAAAGCTCAGAGTCGATGTCATGGTGAGCTTGGGTTTTTTCGGTTGAGAACTGCTTATATTTCTCTGATCTTTTTAAACCAAGTATTTATGAAGTAATGACTGTCGTTTGATATTACAATTTACTGAGTTCTGGCTCGGGCGGATTGATGTTATAGCTTCTCTATTGTGGACTCTACTCTGCAAATGATATTTATTCCTCCATTATGGTTGAGAAAAAATGGGTTCTTCACTCGAATTTTTCAACTCTGACGGACCAGAGGTAGGTTGATACTCGCAATTAAATCCACCTGTAGATTGGGGTTGGTTGGTTTGGGGGTTGGTTTACATCTTTGTTTGGACCCTAACTCGTTCGCTCGTTTACCCTACCAACAACCCATTGTTGCCTTGGCCTTACTTTTTTGGCTCTGACTAGTCTTCTCACCTCTTGATGACTCAATTGTTGCAACTCTTCctacacaattttattttattttatttttttcaaatgggtAGGATTAAGTTTAATTAACTAAATAGAAGCAAAAGATTCAGAGGGGCAGGAGATCCCAATGAACTCCTCAATACAGATAATGGTaccaaataaaactaataaaaaactaGAAATGGGGTCAAGTAAATGATTCAGTACGtacactagttttttttttggctcaccggtctgaaaactgaaaagggccttaaaaaaaaagtgggttTTGTAACAGACCAAAAAATTAGCTGCTGGTCCAAAGTCCAACTGAACAGATCTTCCAAAGTTTCTTGATCGAATTAAATTTATGATCAAATTAACGGACTCATCAATCGTAACTCTACTCTGAGTTCGTGGGTTTCCAATAATTGATTCGCTgtctgttttgtttttgttcctcTCCTTCCCTGTTTGCAATTAAGAGAAATTTATTAGTGAAGAGTGATTTGTGCACAATATTGTTATGTACAATATTTACACAACTAATCATATCGGTTGACTCATGTATATAGATCCTATATGTATAAATTCTAACAATATGAATGATTGTGTAAATATTGGGCACTATATTATTGTTGTGCAtagattatttttctttattagcAGAGCAGgagaatgaatttttttttttttttttttttgaacaaagtagCATGTGCTACTCAATATATTGATGAAAAAACCTAAAGGCTTACATCATGAGAAGGAGGTACAAGACCCCAAcaactctaagccagaaggatctgacttaagaAACAGCTGCCTTAACAGAAACTTAAACCTTACAAGAATTACATTGAGGCCTCTCTTTACATTAATGCACactctcaaaataaaagagggcctATATAGCATTTAGCCTCTAAAATTCTAGTAAAATTTAAGCAATACAAAGACAAACTGTActggagaaacaaaagaatgTACAACACAACAGCAGAAACACCCAAAGCAGGACGCCGGCAGTGGAGAAATGGCCAACACTCCGCCGGAGCGGCGGCGTGTGTAGCACATGCGCCGACACCGGAAGCACCCAGCAGCAGATCCGATGCCGTATACCCCCGACGCCGACAAGCACAGCTTAAAACGACGGAGCGTGGCCTTTACGCGCAATCAGAGCGTAAAAACTCTCTAGCGCGTGAGGACCACGCGCCGATCTCCGGTGGACCACGCGGCTGAAGCTCCCGGCAGTAAGGGCGGAATATGACGGGGAACACAGCTGGGTGGCGCGTGTCTAGCAGAAGTCGACTGATGTGCGTAGATCTGGCTTCGAAAACCAAgagaaacaaacttaaaaacCGGCCAAAGCACTCTGTCGACGACACCGGAGTCTGGCCACTCCCCAAACCGGACTTCTTGAAGAAGTGCTGCACCCTTTGTACGTTATTGACACTTGGCATCAGTCCTAGACGTTTAGGCTTCAGAAACCACCAGCTTCTCTCACAAGGATAGCAATGTTGCCTTTGGGCTAGACCCCTGAattactcataattttttttatttaaaaatatatatatatatatatatatgaaaaaattgtcgatgtgatataaagtaaaaaaatatttttttgtgagGATcctttaagaattttttttttgtgtgctttgaccacaacaaataataaatatgtttattttgaaaaaatacaaacaaatgtAGATCTaacttcttacttataaaaattgGCTATTAATCCCTTTGAAGTAATCATTTGGAGGCTCAATTCTCTGGAAGCGATGATTTATCACTTATTTCCTAACTTTCAAGCAATAGAAACCCCGGGTTTCTATCAAAATCctgagaaaagaagaaacaatgCAAAAGAGAAGTCAAGGAACAAAAGAGTCCCTCAGAGAATGTAAAAAGAAGGTAGTTTTACTAAAGGGACAGGTTAGATATCcaacaaatccaatggtgatGTATTTGAATGAAAGTTTACAAAGGGAATTTTATGGTAAAACGTTCACTAACAAAAATTGATATTCCAATACAAAATATTCCGTCTCTTATTTTCTAGAGCATACGGGCGCTTGTGCATAGGAAAACAATAGTCAAACATAaaacattttcggtttgaccgacaaaagcttatttaatttttgtaaaatgatttttatattttaaagtcgtaaactattttttgagttttaaattcACATTCTCAAATTGCCAAAACATCGTTGAGACCCCACATGGGCCTCATAGGGACAGTTCCAGGACATTGCCAAGCCTCACCGACACACCACCAGAACCCCAGTTGGGATTTTGCCAGAAACCCGTCAGGACATTGCCAGAActcaaaattttagttttttttttttattttttttaaagaaaaatatattaatatttttatgttaaaaatagaaattaatttttatatgttagtatgattgaattgaaaatatatattaaaaaaaattgtgattttctgtacacACCAAACGTCGACAAATATTTCCATTTCTGCGGAAAAACATTTTCATAAAAATCGAAATAAACGGAGCCTTTATTATTGTTCACAAAATCCGAACATGCGCCTTTGTGTCAAATCCGTGGGCTTAACCttgtttttcaatattttgttcATTGGGCTAGGCccagtcatatttttttttttcattcctgGCCTATATTGCGACGTCGTTTCCTCAGATACGAGCGGAGGCCCTCAAATAAATCAAGTAAACGCTCTACATAATACTCTGCCCAATAGCAAGGAGTAACGTAGAAATCATAGGCCGACTTGAAAATTAAACAATGGGCTATTGGGCTTTGTAGTCGAAGTGAAGTGATATCTCTCCTGTCTAATAAATAGTGTATAAACTTTGCCCAAACAGGAAAGACGTGCAATAAATAGAAGAAAGCTTTGGATTCAACACCCGTGATCAAATAaacgctaaaaaaaaaaaaaaaaaaaaaaatagaaaaagtattattttatgGCCTAAATTTGATTTAACAGATTTAATAGTTTATTTGTtgttaaaaaactttttaatgACATGTCATTATGTACACATTttatatgcaacaaaataaaatattgaatccCATAATAACCTTTCCctcctatttatttatttatttatttttcattatatgtcctcatttgtttttctttttggttattGAGAATGCAATGATCTTTAGAGCACTTATTATAACATTAGTCGACTCGTTTAATTAGTTAATATCATGAGATTAGATGTTTGAGTTCTCACTCGTTCTAATGAGCTGGATCGTGTATTTAAAATTTATCTAAACACGACGTGACGTTACTTTCAAGGGATTTtacacctttttttaaaaaaaaaaatttgggggtaAATTTAAGATGTGAGAATTGAATTTTTCTCTTTAGGGATGTGGATGAGGTATTGATGGTTGCCTTTTATGGCCAAAAGAAACCATAGAAAGAATGGTATGGCACTTTTTACGTTAGCTCAGTTACTAGTCGCATCAGCAGCACCACCAAAAAGCTCGATccaattgaattttttaatttttccataATTTAATTTCGTTTGAAAACTGTCTCTAGGCCTTGGGACAAGGAAGCCGGGGGTGGGGGGGTTCAGGATTCAGGAAAGAGGGGGGAGGCCAgggggagaagagagagagatattaaaAAGCTGCAAGGAAAAGAAAGGTCTGGTACTTTGGACACAGTGATAATGACTGTAATGTCTTTCTTTCCCTTGTTTGGGTGGGAAGCTTCTTTACTCCTTCCTAAGGTACGGGCAGTCCCTGTCGAGGAGTGTGATGCATGCATTGACACATTTTCTGTGGATCATAATAGACTTGTGCATGAAGGGTACCACGACGACGCTTATTATGGAAGAAAGAGTGAGGTTGCAGCAAACCCATCCCATCTCTcccatcttttgtttttttttgttttgttttttctgtcCTCTAGTGCCAAAAATGTCTCACCCCCTTTCCCATCCTCatctcttcaaatttcaaaGGATGCTTCTCtaagtacttaaaaaaaaaagaaacaaaaacaaatagttTATCGGATAAATGGGTCATGTCAATACGGTTTGGATCGGAGTCGGTCATGAGAGGCTCTCGTTGGGTTTTATTTGCTCAAGCAAGTGTTCAGACTGCTTCTCACAAT encodes:
- the LOC133872467 gene encoding fructose-bisphosphate aldolase 6, cytosolic, giving the protein MSAFKGKYHDELIANAAYIGTPGKGILAADESTGTIGKRLSGINVENIEENRRALRELLFTTPGALKYLSGVILFEETLYQKTAAGQPFVELLKENGVLPGIKVDKGTVELAGTNGETTTQGLDGLAQRCQKYYDAGARFAKWRAVLNIGPNEPSQLSINENANGLARYAIICQENGLVPIVEPEILVDGSHSIEKCADVTERVLAACYKALNDHHVLLEGTLLKPNMVTPGSDAPKVTPEVIAEHTVRALQRTMPSAVPAVVFLSGGQSEEEATVNLNAMNKLKGKKPWTLSFSFGRALQSSTLKAWGGKPENVAKAQAAFLARAKANSEATLGIYKGDAKLGEGASESLHVKGYKY